One window of Dyadobacter sandarakinus genomic DNA carries:
- a CDS encoding PKD domain-containing protein, translated as MGRFYNNYRQIFYSVFFLLLLSAYGQVRAQFVVEGQCMQNPDCDADSTSFRDTLSTATAWQWSFGDGGTDSRRNPQHSYAAPGSYNVTLVRTLTGGTSQTVSRVVQIGELPPSFQQWKTDTTICPGDTLILNPYPTGAPDGARYVWYPKGDTTQTLKVDSSGCYSVEVILPNGCKIQDRVNVKICMEPANQEGAKWYFGGNAGLDFSNNPPTPITDGKLNTPEGTSSIANSKGQLLFYSDGITIWNKNGDVMPCFELTNCAPLKGSPNSTQSVLIVPQPTCKGCEYLYNVFTTSDINGEKLLTVSVVDMRRNNGLGAIIEQNTTLQQPTTERLASVRNDRDSTYWVITHDYGTNKFRIFHATDGGLVETSTPELGMAHDTPAEAQGYMKFSSPDSTTGERRLAVVVPGPPQNYVELYKFNDSTGVLTYDKTMDLGPAPPTAYGIEFSPTGEKMYISFQGGNGTSSYLKQYDLTLPDSLLTETAITIDSSATQTYGALQFASDGRIYMAVKGSEYLAVIGEPEGNSLTAIEYERDGVSLGGKNSQLGLPNMVQDFTQESSGPGFEADGFCTNEPTTFQASPICDPIEDTYSWDFLGNGAFTAPSKQQQATYTYTQPGTYMVAMRATNRCKDTTIVQEITIYETPPQIDLGADKDTCGAYVPLDMKVQADVYAWINRGRVVSRQRTYRATATGRYIAVAFNGPKGECYSADTIEITLRKPPAFTLGADTTLCRDSSIVLTVSSDRWIEFNWSTGETTRDITVGQAGTYSVTVKDRNDCFNADTLTVGERPSPVLNLIPEYVICIPDGQSVILDANGQGLLKYEWEPSGDTTRTITVNTEGTYTVVATNAEGCVSEKSTQVVDRCEPRFFIPDAFTPDGEGNNEVLEIFGAYYTNFSMRIYNRWGEVIYATNNIEDRWDGTYKGLKVQPGSYPYVLSYEGLYYPERAPIVKRGSVMVIR; from the coding sequence ATGGGGCGATTTTATAACAATTACCGGCAAATATTTTATTCCGTCTTTTTCCTCCTGCTGCTCTCTGCATACGGTCAGGTCCGTGCCCAGTTTGTGGTTGAAGGGCAGTGCATGCAGAATCCGGATTGTGATGCAGACTCTACTTCATTCAGGGATACGCTGAGTACGGCCACAGCGTGGCAGTGGAGCTTCGGGGATGGCGGCACTGATTCCCGCCGTAATCCTCAGCACTCCTATGCAGCTCCCGGCTCCTACAATGTAACCTTGGTGCGTACGCTTACCGGCGGCACCAGCCAGACGGTTTCAAGGGTCGTGCAGATTGGTGAGTTACCACCCTCTTTTCAGCAATGGAAAACGGATACTACGATTTGTCCGGGCGATACCCTGATCCTCAATCCATACCCCACCGGAGCGCCCGATGGTGCCCGTTATGTGTGGTACCCGAAAGGAGACACTACCCAAACATTGAAAGTTGACAGTTCAGGTTGTTACTCTGTAGAGGTGATCCTGCCCAATGGATGTAAGATCCAGGACAGGGTGAATGTAAAAATATGTATGGAGCCTGCAAACCAGGAAGGAGCCAAGTGGTACTTCGGGGGCAATGCTGGTCTTGATTTTTCCAATAATCCGCCTACGCCCATTACCGACGGTAAGCTGAACACACCCGAGGGTACCTCATCGATTGCCAATTCCAAAGGCCAGCTGCTCTTTTATTCTGATGGTATAACAATCTGGAATAAAAACGGAGATGTCATGCCCTGTTTTGAGCTGACCAACTGTGCGCCATTAAAAGGAAGTCCCAACTCCACCCAGTCCGTGCTCATTGTGCCGCAGCCTACCTGTAAAGGCTGTGAGTATTTGTACAATGTATTTACAACCTCCGACATCAATGGAGAAAAACTGCTTACGGTCAGCGTCGTGGATATGCGCCGTAATAATGGTTTGGGAGCTATTATCGAGCAGAATACGACTCTACAGCAGCCTACCACGGAAAGGCTGGCTTCTGTCCGCAATGACCGCGACAGTACTTACTGGGTAATTACCCACGATTACGGAACCAATAAATTCCGCATATTTCATGCAACGGACGGCGGACTGGTAGAGACCAGCACTCCTGAACTGGGGATGGCACATGATACTCCTGCCGAGGCACAGGGCTACATGAAGTTTTCTTCTCCTGACAGTACCACCGGGGAGCGCAGGCTGGCTGTTGTAGTGCCCGGCCCGCCTCAAAATTATGTGGAGCTTTACAAATTCAACGACTCTACCGGAGTTTTGACCTATGACAAAACGATGGATCTTGGTCCCGCGCCGCCTACTGCATACGGGATTGAATTTTCACCGACCGGGGAGAAAATGTACATTTCCTTTCAGGGGGGCAATGGTACCAGTTCTTACCTGAAACAGTACGATCTGACCCTGCCGGACAGCCTTTTGACCGAAACTGCCATCACGATCGACAGTTCTGCAACACAAACTTATGGAGCACTACAGTTCGCATCCGACGGACGCATTTACATGGCGGTTAAAGGAAGCGAGTACCTGGCTGTTATCGGCGAGCCGGAGGGTAATTCCCTTACAGCGATCGAGTATGAGCGTGATGGAGTAAGTCTGGGCGGAAAAAACAGCCAGCTGGGTTTGCCGAACATGGTTCAGGATTTTACGCAGGAATCTTCCGGGCCCGGCTTTGAGGCGGATGGTTTTTGTACCAATGAACCTACTACATTCCAGGCCAGCCCGATCTGCGATCCCATTGAAGATACCTACTCCTGGGATTTCCTGGGAAATGGAGCGTTTACAGCCCCCTCCAAGCAGCAGCAGGCTACCTACACGTACACCCAGCCCGGAACATACATGGTAGCAATGCGCGCTACCAACCGGTGCAAGGATACGACCATTGTGCAGGAAATAACCATTTACGAAACTCCGCCGCAAATCGACCTCGGAGCTGATAAGGATACCTGTGGTGCCTATGTTCCGCTGGATATGAAAGTGCAGGCCGATGTGTATGCATGGATCAACCGGGGCAGGGTTGTAAGTCGGCAGCGTACATACCGGGCTACGGCTACCGGCCGGTACATTGCAGTAGCGTTCAACGGACCGAAAGGGGAATGTTACTCTGCGGATACCATCGAAATTACCTTGCGTAAGCCGCCTGCCTTCACCCTGGGCGCTGATACTACCCTGTGCCGCGACAGCTCCATTGTACTTACCGTATCCAGTGACCGCTGGATCGAATTCAACTGGAGTACAGGCGAGACGACGCGGGATATCACAGTGGGTCAGGCGGGTACTTACTCGGTAACTGTCAAGGACCGTAACGATTGTTTTAATGCAGATACACTTACCGTGGGCGAGCGTCCCTCACCGGTTCTGAACCTGATTCCCGAATATGTGATCTGTATTCCCGACGGACAGTCGGTGATCCTCGATGCCAATGGTCAGGGGCTGCTAAAATATGAGTGGGAGCCGTCCGGCGATACCACACGTACCATTACCGTCAACACAGAAGGTACTTATACGGTAGTGGCGACCAATGCAGAAGGCTGCGTGTCCGAGAAGTCGACGCAGGTGGTTGACCGCTGTGAGCCCCGGTTTTTTATTCCGGATGCATTTACGCCGGATGGTGAGGGTAACAATGAGGTATTGGAAATATTCGGGGCTTACTACACCAATTTCTCCATGCGCATTTACAATCGCTGGGGCGAAGTCATTTACGCTACCAACAACATTGAAGACCGCTGGGACGGAACTTACAAGGGCCTTAAAGTACAGCCGGGCAGCTATCCGTACGTACTGTCCTATGAAGGCCTGTACTATCCGGAGCGTGCTCCTATTGTAAAAAGAGGATCAGTAATGGTGATCCGCTGA
- the ruvB gene encoding Holliday junction branch migration DNA helicase RuvB, which yields MRQDYLSGEKENLSNAEKEIERALRPLTFSDFTGQHKILENLKIFVQAARMRGDALDHVLLHGPPGLGKTTLSHIVANELGSGIKITSGPVLDKPSDLAGLLTNLQEHDVLFIDEIHRLNPIVEEYLYSAMEDYKIDIMLDSGPNARSIQIGLNPFTLIGATTRAGMLTSPLRARFGINARLEYYDAQLLSTILKRSAAILGTPLDEDAAFEIARRSRGTPRISNNLLRRTRDFAQVKGNGKITVAIAEMALQALDVDQNGLDEMDNRILSTIVEKFKGGPVGLSTIATACGEEAETIEEVYEPFLIQEGYLKRTSRGREVTEKAFRHLGILPRHRSGELF from the coding sequence ATGCGGCAGGATTATTTGTCCGGGGAGAAGGAAAACCTTTCCAATGCAGAGAAGGAGATAGAGCGGGCACTCCGGCCGCTGACTTTCAGTGATTTTACAGGGCAGCACAAGATTCTTGAAAACCTTAAAATTTTCGTCCAGGCTGCCCGTATGCGCGGCGATGCGCTGGATCATGTACTGCTGCATGGTCCTCCGGGTTTAGGAAAAACAACCCTGTCGCATATTGTGGCCAATGAACTTGGCTCGGGGATCAAGATTACGTCGGGCCCGGTTCTGGACAAGCCCAGCGACCTGGCTGGTTTGCTGACCAATCTTCAGGAACATGACGTTTTGTTTATAGATGAAATTCATCGTCTGAACCCCATTGTAGAAGAGTACCTCTATTCTGCTATGGAGGACTACAAAATTGATATTATGCTGGACAGCGGGCCCAATGCGCGCAGTATCCAGATTGGACTGAATCCATTTACGCTGATCGGTGCCACTACCCGTGCCGGAATGCTCACTTCGCCTTTGCGGGCCAGGTTCGGGATCAATGCGAGGCTGGAATACTATGATGCACAGCTTTTATCAACGATCCTCAAACGTTCCGCCGCTATCCTGGGTACGCCGCTCGATGAGGATGCTGCTTTTGAAATAGCCCGCAGGAGCCGCGGAACTCCCAGGATCTCCAATAATCTGCTCAGAAGAACCCGTGATTTTGCGCAGGTAAAAGGTAATGGAAAAATTACGGTTGCTATCGCCGAAATGGCTTTGCAGGCGCTGGATGTGGACCAGAATGGACTCGATGAAATGGATAACCGCATTCTCAGTACCATTGTTGAAAAATTCAAGGGAGGACCCGTGGGCTTGTCTACCATTGCGACCGCATGTGGAGAAGAAGCGGAAACCATTGAGGAAGTGTATGAGCCCTTTCTGATCCAGGAAGGTTACCTGAAAAGAACGTCCCGTGGCAGGGAAGTTACCGAGAAAGCATTCAGGCATTTGGGTATTTTGCCAAGACACCGCTCAGGCGAATTGTTCTGA
- a CDS encoding (deoxy)nucleoside triphosphate pyrophosphohydrolase, with translation MTEVLVSEKLVVRVPCAVIECEGKVLAGQRSAEMSFPLQWEFPGGKQENGETDEETLIREIREELDVEIEIFDRLPVTIKDQGWREIILVPFICSLKTRQIQLTEHEQIQWLTPEDLPSLDWTEADLEIIRNYFTYLAAKI, from the coding sequence ATGACTGAAGTACTGGTATCTGAAAAGTTAGTAGTGAGAGTGCCGTGTGCTGTGATTGAATGTGAAGGAAAGGTACTTGCAGGCCAGCGCAGTGCGGAGATGTCGTTTCCCTTACAATGGGAATTCCCGGGTGGAAAGCAGGAAAACGGCGAGACAGACGAAGAAACCCTGATCCGGGAAATCCGGGAGGAGCTTGATGTTGAGATTGAGATTTTCGACCGGCTTCCGGTTACAATAAAGGACCAGGGATGGCGCGAAATAATCCTGGTACCTTTTATTTGCAGCCTTAAAACACGGCAGATACAGCTTACCGAGCATGAACAAATCCAATGGCTTACCCCGGAGGACTTGCCATCTCTGGACTGGACTGAGGCGGATCTGGAAATCATCCGGAACTACTTCACCTACCTAGCGGCTAAAATTTAG
- a CDS encoding dihydroorotase, translating into MSTLIVNARVVNENSVQELDVLIENGHITKIGSDLQSNAADRVIDARGKYLMPGVIDDQVHFREPGLTHKANIYMEARAAVAGGVTSFMEMPNTVPNTLTQPLLQDKYDIAAATSLANYSFFMGASNSNYDEVMKTDVTEVCGIKIFMGSSTGNMLVDAPEVLEKLFANAPCLIATHCEDEPTVRQRMELYREMYGENVPYNIHALIRNEEACLKSSSFATSLAHKNNTRLHILHISTGDEVFLFEPGNRSNGQILLSNGLPKLVTAEACVHHLWFDAEDYHNLGNKIKCNPAIKAPHHKEAILQAVLDNRIDVIATDHAPHTMEEKKQHYWQAPSGLPLVQHTLNVMLELSRQGKISIERVVEKMSHAVADCFQIRERGYIREGYWADLILVDTEATTTVSPDNIESKCGWSPFEGTTFHSQVTHTFVSGHLAFENGKFDESIKGKRLNFSR; encoded by the coding sequence ATGTCCACGTTGATTGTCAATGCACGCGTAGTAAATGAGAATTCAGTTCAGGAATTAGACGTGCTGATTGAAAATGGTCACATCACGAAGATTGGCAGCGACCTGCAGTCCAATGCTGCGGATCGTGTGATTGATGCCCGCGGCAAGTACCTTATGCCCGGGGTGATTGACGATCAGGTGCATTTCAGAGAACCCGGATTAACGCACAAGGCAAACATTTACATGGAGGCACGCGCCGCAGTAGCCGGCGGAGTAACTTCGTTCATGGAAATGCCGAACACGGTGCCGAATACACTCACACAGCCGCTTTTACAAGACAAATATGACATTGCAGCAGCTACCTCCCTGGCCAACTACTCCTTTTTTATGGGTGCTTCCAACAGCAACTATGACGAGGTAATGAAGACAGACGTCACGGAGGTTTGCGGCATTAAAATCTTTATGGGCTCATCTACCGGGAATATGCTGGTGGATGCTCCGGAGGTACTTGAAAAGCTTTTTGCCAATGCACCATGCCTGATCGCCACCCATTGTGAAGATGAGCCCACCGTGCGGCAGCGAATGGAATTATACCGTGAAATGTATGGTGAAAATGTGCCTTATAATATCCATGCTTTGATCCGTAATGAAGAGGCATGCCTTAAATCTTCTTCCTTTGCAACCTCACTGGCGCACAAAAACAACACCCGCCTGCACATTCTGCATATTTCGACGGGTGACGAAGTCTTTCTTTTTGAGCCAGGCAATCGTTCAAATGGGCAGATCCTGCTGAGTAACGGCTTGCCGAAGCTGGTTACTGCGGAGGCTTGCGTACATCATCTCTGGTTTGATGCAGAGGATTATCACAATCTGGGAAATAAGATTAAATGCAATCCTGCAATCAAGGCACCGCACCACAAAGAGGCGATTCTCCAGGCAGTACTTGATAACCGCATTGACGTGATTGCAACGGATCATGCTCCCCATACGATGGAAGAAAAAAAACAGCATTACTGGCAGGCTCCTTCGGGACTTCCGCTTGTGCAGCATACGCTCAATGTCATGCTGGAACTCAGCAGGCAGGGCAAAATTTCTATCGAGCGGGTTGTAGAAAAAATGAGCCACGCCGTGGCCGACTGTTTCCAGATCCGTGAACGGGGCTATATACGAGAAGGCTACTGGGCCGACCTCATCCTTGTTGATACCGAGGCGACTACTACGGTTTCACCAGACAATATTGAATCCAAATGCGGCTGGTCACCGTTTGAAGGAACGACATTTCATTCGCAGGTAACACATACGTTTGTATCGGGCCACCTGGCGTTTGAAAACGGGAAATTTGATGAAAGTATAAAAGGAAAACGGCTAAATTTTAGCCGCTAG
- a CDS encoding ComF family protein, whose product MNLRTYLNDFVDLVFPRSCAACNIGLLGNEEVICTFCRISLPRAHSDGMHADTIRYKFVNLPEVLATYTFLLFTKKGKVQQLLHALKYRGNKEVGVTLGQMFGQELVAARALPDGALILSVPLHAKKKQKRGYNQSDLLAEGISLACSLPWSGTILARTKYTQTQTGKSKSERRSNVNGVFKVTQPIDTGTIILVDDVLTTGATLEECINTLKQAGCKQFYILTIALAQH is encoded by the coding sequence ATGAACCTTCGCACTTACCTGAATGATTTTGTTGACCTTGTTTTTCCGAGATCCTGTGCGGCCTGTAATATAGGTTTGCTCGGGAATGAGGAAGTAATCTGCACTTTTTGCCGCATTTCACTGCCACGTGCCCATAGTGACGGTATGCATGCAGATACGATCCGCTATAAGTTTGTAAATCTGCCGGAGGTACTAGCCACCTATACTTTTTTACTTTTTACAAAAAAAGGCAAGGTTCAGCAGCTACTGCACGCGCTGAAATACCGCGGGAACAAGGAGGTAGGAGTAACACTGGGACAAATGTTCGGGCAGGAGCTGGTGGCTGCACGGGCATTACCAGACGGCGCCCTAATCCTGAGTGTTCCGCTGCATGCAAAGAAGAAACAAAAACGCGGGTATAATCAGAGTGATCTGCTTGCAGAGGGCATTTCGCTGGCATGCAGCCTTCCCTGGTCGGGCACTATCCTCGCCCGGACCAAGTACACGCAAACACAAACAGGAAAAAGCAAGTCGGAGCGGCGAAGTAATGTGAATGGTGTTTTCAAAGTTACACAGCCAATTGATACCGGAACGATCATTCTCGTAGACGATGTACTTACTACCGGCGCCACCCTGGAAGAATGCATTAACACCCTAAAACAAGCGGGCTGCAAGCAGTTTTATATACTCACTATCGCATTGGCGCAGCATTAA
- the gldJ gene encoding gliding motility lipoprotein GldJ — protein sequence MQKIGTRSIALIMIVLLAATSCSKNKKPTSLKPGKTSSKTGLAYNGKDGFEVKQYKALPAGPDLVYIEGGRFTMGSLEEEVMSRRDNPKRTVSIQSFYMDQTEVANVHYLEYLNAVQRDSSEEFYSKALPDTNVWFNELSFNDSYVTMYLRHPGFRLYPVVGVSWVQANDYCAWRTAAVSQANTIAGNAAGKKKKGFSFGKKKKGEAEAVASAESAPAPLRIESGYVMPPYRLPTEAEFEYAAIAMIGTQYSDENQSNQRIYPWDGSTMRQPRGRKQGTMLANFKRGPGDYAGIAGKSNDGAIITQEIRSYPANDNGLYDMAGNVSEWVYDVYRPLSNNDVNDLNSFRRDGYQDDAKNYDNKNSNSLVNDNLRVYKGGSWADVAYWLSPGTRRYMDQDSATAMVGFRCAMIATGTHKE from the coding sequence ATGCAAAAGATAGGTACCCGGTCGATCGCGCTGATTATGATTGTGTTATTGGCGGCTACTTCGTGTAGTAAGAACAAGAAGCCTACGAGCCTTAAGCCGGGTAAAACAAGCTCTAAAACGGGCCTGGCTTATAATGGGAAGGACGGATTCGAGGTGAAGCAATACAAAGCATTGCCCGCAGGCCCTGACCTGGTTTATATCGAAGGCGGCCGGTTTACCATGGGCTCGCTGGAAGAAGAAGTAATGAGCCGCCGGGACAATCCGAAAAGAACCGTAAGTATACAGTCCTTTTATATGGACCAGACGGAAGTGGCCAACGTCCACTACCTGGAATACCTCAATGCGGTACAGCGTGACTCTTCGGAGGAGTTTTACAGTAAGGCCCTGCCTGATACCAATGTTTGGTTCAATGAGCTTTCTTTCAATGATTCTTATGTAACCATGTATTTGCGCCACCCGGGCTTCCGGTTATATCCGGTTGTAGGTGTATCATGGGTGCAGGCCAACGATTACTGTGCATGGCGTACTGCTGCGGTGAGTCAGGCAAATACGATTGCAGGTAATGCAGCAGGCAAGAAGAAAAAAGGTTTCTCTTTTGGCAAGAAGAAAAAAGGAGAGGCAGAAGCAGTTGCATCTGCTGAATCGGCACCTGCGCCACTTCGCATTGAAAGTGGATATGTGATGCCTCCGTACCGCCTTCCTACAGAAGCTGAGTTTGAGTATGCTGCCATCGCCATGATCGGTACCCAGTATTCTGACGAAAATCAGTCAAATCAGCGGATTTATCCTTGGGATGGGTCTACGATGCGTCAGCCGCGTGGCCGTAAACAAGGTACCATGCTTGCCAACTTCAAGCGCGGTCCTGGTGACTACGCCGGTATTGCCGGAAAGTCTAATGACGGCGCGATTATCACTCAGGAAATTCGCTCGTACCCTGCCAATGACAATGGGTTGTATGATATGGCCGGAAATGTAAGCGAGTGGGTGTATGACGTATATCGTCCATTGTCCAACAATGACGTAAACGACCTGAACTCATTCCGCCGTGATGGTTACCAGGATGATGCCAAGAACTACGATAACAAAAACAGCAACTCGCTGGTAAATGACAATCTGCGTGTGTATAAAGGTGGCTCCTGGGCTGATGTAGCTTACTGGCTTTCACCAGGCACCCGCCGCTATATGGACCAGGACTCTGCTACTGCCATGGTAGGTTTCCGCTGCGCAATGATTGCAACAGGAACTCATAAGGAGTAA